A region from the Euleptes europaea isolate rEulEur1 chromosome 13, rEulEur1.hap1, whole genome shotgun sequence genome encodes:
- the CABP1 gene encoding calcium-binding protein 1 isoform X2 encodes MGNCVKSPLRNLSKKIHHEEKTCYKAVQTSEEGPSGFEYQGPLMVLAQNCAVMHNLLGPACIFLRKGFAENRQPDRELRPEEIEELREAFKEFDKDKDGYINCRDLGNCMRTMGYMPTEMELIELSQQINMNLGGHVDFDDFVELMGPKLLAETADMIGVKELRDAFREFDTNGDGEISTTELREAMKKLLGQQVGHRDIEDIIRDVDLNGDGRVDFEEFVRMMSR; translated from the exons ATGGGCAACTGTGTGAAGTCTCCACTGAGAAACCTCTCGAAAAAG ATCCACCATGAAGAGAAGACATGTTATAAGGCTGTCCAGACGAGTGAGGAGGGGCCGTCGGGCTTCGAGTACCAGGGCCCACTCATGGTGCTGGCCCAGAACTGCGCCGTGATGCACAACCTCCTGGGGCCAGCATGCATCTTCCTGAGGAAGGGCTTCGCAGAAAACAGGCAGCCA GACAGAGAGCTGCGTCCAGAAGAAATAGAAG AGCTGAGGGAAGCCTTCAAGGAGTTTGACAAAGACAAGGATGGCTACATCAACTGCCGGGACTTGGGGAACTGTATGCGGACCATGGGTTACATGCCTACTGAAATGGAGCTTATAGAATTGTCCCAACAGATCAACATGAATC TGGGTGGCCATGTAGATTTTGATGACTTTGTGGAGCTGATGGGACCAAAGCTTCTGGCAGAGACGGCAGACATGATTGGGGTCAAGGAATTACGAGATGCTTTCAGAGAG TTTGACACCAATGGTGATGGAGAGATCAGCACCACTGAACTACGAGAAGCTATGAAGAAGCTGCTCGGGCAACAGGTGGGACATCGCGACATAGAGGACATAATACGGGATGTAGACCTGAATGGAGATGGGCGAGTGGATTTCGAAG
- the CABP1 gene encoding calcium-binding protein 1 isoform X1 — MGNCVKSPLRNLSKKKIHHEEKTCYKAVQTSEEGPSGFEYQGPLMVLAQNCAVMHNLLGPACIFLRKGFAENRQPDRELRPEEIEELREAFKEFDKDKDGYINCRDLGNCMRTMGYMPTEMELIELSQQINMNLGGHVDFDDFVELMGPKLLAETADMIGVKELRDAFREFDTNGDGEISTTELREAMKKLLGQQVGHRDIEDIIRDVDLNGDGRVDFEEFVRMMSR, encoded by the exons ATGGGCAACTGTGTGAAGTCTCCACTGAGAAACCTCTCGAAAAAG AAGATCCACCATGAAGAGAAGACATGTTATAAGGCTGTCCAGACGAGTGAGGAGGGGCCGTCGGGCTTCGAGTACCAGGGCCCACTCATGGTGCTGGCCCAGAACTGCGCCGTGATGCACAACCTCCTGGGGCCAGCATGCATCTTCCTGAGGAAGGGCTTCGCAGAAAACAGGCAGCCA GACAGAGAGCTGCGTCCAGAAGAAATAGAAG AGCTGAGGGAAGCCTTCAAGGAGTTTGACAAAGACAAGGATGGCTACATCAACTGCCGGGACTTGGGGAACTGTATGCGGACCATGGGTTACATGCCTACTGAAATGGAGCTTATAGAATTGTCCCAACAGATCAACATGAATC TGGGTGGCCATGTAGATTTTGATGACTTTGTGGAGCTGATGGGACCAAAGCTTCTGGCAGAGACGGCAGACATGATTGGGGTCAAGGAATTACGAGATGCTTTCAGAGAG TTTGACACCAATGGTGATGGAGAGATCAGCACCACTGAACTACGAGAAGCTATGAAGAAGCTGCTCGGGCAACAGGTGGGACATCGCGACATAGAGGACATAATACGGGATGTAGACCTGAATGGAGATGGGCGAGTGGATTTCGAAG